A region of the Dysidea avara chromosome 9, odDysAvar1.4, whole genome shotgun sequence genome:
ACATggggttgttctattagagtatattgatgaTCTTCATAGGCAAGTAGCCATTGCTTATAATGTCTCGTCTTAGTAGGTAAATGCAGCAAACACGcaaacacgcacgcacgcacgcacgcacgcacacacacacacacacacacaccttgaaGAGTGTGCTAAACTACTTGACCTCTCATTAGGATTAGGTGGTAATTCATCCTACACAAAATAACACTGTACATATGGCCAACATACACAATATATTACCTCAGGAGGACTGTCAACTGAATCTCTTTGAGACACCGCAGACTATAATCAAGCATCACACAATAGTATATATACAACGGTACACTGTATGTAATATATCTaaactataatatgtgactggatcccACATGTTcacattagtgttgcaccgatatgcattttttcacattcaccagtaccgattatttgcctattcctgtaaccgatatgccgatattaaCTGATATTCTTCAGAACAAGGGAGGGGGAACAGAAAATCATCTAAAGTCCGTGTGTAAAttacatttgtaatgataatgcaATCAAATgtaattaatataattaattgcgtgggcaccctttttttacaatGTTAATAGTTTTTCCACTaacccctttcatggaaaaggaagccaagtagttataaaacagctaagccaccTTATCAAACAATGTTTTTAGAGGGATTCCAGACACTTTGTGGACTGATTACGTGGGCGgccaataaatatacacagcctgctATAGTCTTACAGCCATACTTTCACAAACAAGCCCAAAACAGTTATACAACAATTATAGCAAATAAATGTACCACTTACAGCTGCATTCACCGCTTTACTTTAATTCACCTGTtcattaatgattgattgtgggtttcgcaAATTAATTTCCTCTTTGTAactgataccgatactagtaaaattagctaatattggCTGCAATAATTCAAGagattatcagtgcaacactagttCACACAAACTTAATTTTTACAGTAGAtagattttttttcttccttgAGTTTTTGCCTTCACTCTGGTTATAGGAAGGACCTGAAACacaacttacccagcaatggatttgcctgttgATGAAGAACAAGTTGGCAAAAATTGCATCTTCGTAGAGGATTGCATTCGTAAGTTACGAACATTTAATTAAGCGTCTATAGTTTATATTCCATATTGtaactgtacaaatcaatctttctgttatCACCTTGTAGCACTATAAGATATGGTCGAAATAGGAATCAAATGTCCATGTGTAGATGACATCCCTGTTTCATTGCAttatatttctatgatccctactcaaatataaaatttctatttttccttgcacttggttgtttactttttttgcaaTATAAGGAAAGAACAGCGCTGTCCAGATATATTATTAAAAATCAACTGATCAACTAAATGTGTGGCCTGACTATCATTACTGAAAAACAatgtggccattacacttcaatTTGAGCTATGCTCCACatcattacaaataaagaacagaatgagaagcacttctgcaatcaatccatttACTACAAAAATTGTTATTAAACTtgtaccccaactatcaattactgagatGTGTATGGTGGCCattccacttcattttcagttatTTCTacttacaaacaaagaacagcacgAGAAGctcttctgcaatcaatcaacaACTTACTGCAAAAATTATGAATAAATTATGGAAGATTCAGAGTGTGATTCAGAACTATAGAAAACGTAACACACtaaccatgaatcaacacctgtgcggtagtggagaaagaaatgtaacacaaaggagggcaaaggtaagtccattatGCATGCACTGCAGCTCTTGTGATTggcaaaaggcacatctcaggctgAGCAATCTCTAACAGCAAAGGAATCAAAACTGTACCAGGTCAAGTCATGATctgctggaggcatcagtcagttagtcagtcaggcagacagcagaaaattcagttaaatgaAAAAACATTTAAAATTCCACAGAAACTTGTTGGAGGGGTTAGGGATTACTCTGCAAGCATTGTTGGTTTTGAGTACACCTAACCAATAATGTCaaactgtcatgaaggaaaaacggggctggttttagggtgacatTGTTGGCCAGAAAAGCACAATCCCttctatcaaacagtacggtagtacgtTCAAGTAGGGATTCCCCTGAAAATGATGCATGCCaccttaaaaatcatcctagagacatcttatgccacGAAAATTacttttacggaataatattagtcgatctaacatgaaatacagcattaaaaacaagaaaacacttaccggtgacaggatatagaattttttaaaaacctccaaaacttgaaattttgtctcactcactgaccagtcacaagcctagagcccaaatgaagcagcgcacactcaccattttatgccacaacaacaaactcaccagtgggatgtgctttttggggtttcgatgagtgtacgccctgcgcaccttgtctttcctttcaTCTTTCAATCAGGTTGATTGTCTTCTTCctcaagcatcgaaaccataccgaggcattaattttccgtatcaacactattctgtagacaccacaaaactatttcaaaaagcgcttatgctgctgaaagagcgaGGTGcatataatttcaagtgttgcatgtgaaacattaaggctgcagagttgtcacttcgacttttgccaTCGCCTGGACTGCAATTGACGAAGATATTTGTTGACGGACTGATACTCgatggcttgttcctctgaacacactgactcagccggACGGCGAGATCAgcgagtgattggatagtactcgagtggaatttgtattacttcatcctgttagtcgagactaagctccagacaactgaaagggcctgtacATTCGAACAACTTCCGGTCCAGGTGAATAGAATGCGGATCATCGTACTGAGACAAAtcatagatctgagcgccactgctactacgatcaaaggtaagctatgcacactactacgggcctatgtgcttccaactCTGGCACAgtatgtactttaataagctgttcAGGAACTTAATATCTAGcacacaagttacactgtaactagctgtactacaacaaaaaactaaacaaactagtatttaaaaaaatgttaatttaaaaatgaagtagagatctatgcaaaatagtgaaacaagagacgaatgatagtattacagcatagctcggtgggaaagtccctattttggcattgagcaaaattaaagctaatgtgccaaagcaCGGACTTTCCCATCAATCTATGCTGTATAccgtcattcatctcttgtttcactacttttaattgcatagatccctacttcattaaattaacaatttttaaatactagtacaGTACTATAGTATCGTACAAGTGGCTAAAAACCACATTCATGTATACTAAAACAGATCTCAAAATTTCATCACTAATACTAGCAAACGTATAAAGAATCATTATGCTCTATTAAGTGTTTCGTTGTAACAACTTTTGCTATTACTCACTTTAGGAATGGTGTTTCTTCTCTTCTTCTTTGCTGGGATGGGTGGAGGACATTCTGACAAGATCAACTTGTGGGAGTACAGCTCATCAGGAAAGTTGTAGTCGACTTTGAACAGACCTTGATAGGCATTGACTGGAGGAACAAAAAACATGAGCAGTTACAGAAACTTTGCACATGCGTATGCACACATACCTCTCCTGTGTGCACACATACCTCTcctgtgtacacacacacacacacacacacacacacacacacacacacacacacacacacacacacacagcacgcACAAGGGCACATACACACGATGAGGTCACACTCTGCGTGTAAAATACTTGTGTATgtaccatgcatgcacacgTAGAACTAGTATTAAATCAAATAATTATATGAAAAACTGTAATTTAAAAGGGGGATACGGATCACTGAAAATAGCCATGAATCGCTGGGTTATTAATGTAagccacaaatccctattttgagtTTAATATAACAGATTTTATTAACAAGACACATACACCCTCAAACCTTTACAGCATAACAGCAttttagaaagaaaaaaaaagatttaATTTAAAAGTAGCTTTCCTTCAAGAATGAAAACAGTGATTCATTCACCATTCTAGAAATCTCCTTGAATAATATAACCAAAATTGTAAATTTCACAGTTTAGTCAGAAACACCCAaatttccttttcacttgaaacttactagtggacctatactcctTGCAAAAAAACTCTACAGGGTTGCTTAGTTGAAGGATGTTTCAAGGCAATAGTTttttctattaggatttttgcaaacaacATGGACGATACCTATTATGAACCCGCTATTGTGGTTCAATATATAAATAACTGGCTTTGTTCGATTACTCTAGTAGAGCATACGCAagtagacaaaatactctaattgaacagttgtTGTGGTGATCTAGCATTCAGGTAACAGACTGACTCATACATAGATTAGACAGCTTTAGGCATAACACATACTTACAGCAACTTACTGTGTTTTTTCTTAAGAGGAATAACTGGTAATCCTTCCTCTAAATTTTCCATGTATTGTCTATTGTAATTTTGAATTGCCTTAACATCTTCTCCACCCTTCTCTATCAACTCTTTCGGTAGAGGTAGTGGACCCTTCACATTAAATTCCACCATGTTTCGATAATTGGGATCAGAGGTAACCCTGTCAGGTGGCACTGGAACCTACAATATGATGGAGTACATTACAACTGACGGATGTACACAGAAACAACAAAGATGTGTACCACAAGGTTCAAAGCTAACTACAATCACTCATactacaatacatacacatacattctCTGGAAGTGGACTTGGTGGCTCAGGGGAAAGTTCCCAGGTTGGTGGTCTCATGTTTCGATCTAATGAGGCTGTTGCAATTGACATAGAACGTCTCTGTTTAACTGGTACTGGAGGGGGTTCTTCAATGGGCTGTAGTGTAATACATGATTACAGTACATTGACCATAATCAAACAGTTTGCATACTTACAGTTTCTGCTATCTCATTCAGAGATGACATTCTAAATTCACTGTGTGAAATAAAAGTGACAtctgtatgtacacacacacacaacacatacctCAAAGGTTTTTTGTTCCGCTTTTTCATTGGGATTGGTGGAGGTTCTTCTACACTAGCCAACTCAGGTGATGTTGTATTACTTCTACTTCCATTAACAACATCAAAACTAAATTCCCCAGTCCTGCTACTTCTCCTGGGAGGCTTGGGTGGTGGAACAGGTTCATTGTTATGTGTTGATGTGTGGTTGTGTGAATTACTAAGAGCTACATTGTTAAATGAGTTAGCCATCTCAGTTTCAACTCCATGTTGATGTGGTCTACACAAAACCACATTGTGTGATTGGTCGTTGAACATGGAAGGTGGTGAACGTATTGGTGGTGACAATGGTCCTTCTGAAAACCTAGCATTGGGAACACTCTTCTTTCTGCCTTGAGGAAGAGTTATGTTGACATCACTGAAACTAGCCGATGTACGTCCTGTAAGGAATACTGAATCAGTTGGTACCGATGAAGACATCATCATTCTATGGGGAGAATGATACGTAAATCAGTGGAAACCATGCCTACCATGTAAATGGTACGATACTCACCCAGCTGGAAGGGTACTGATACTGATCGGAGATGTATCTCTAGTCATTTGGTCAGCCTGATTCTGAGCATCACCCATTATGTGGACTAGGTCCTAGAACAGAACAAGACAATTTAAAGTAGCAATGATTGGCAAAAggactactctaatataacagttaccactactctaatacaacaatcattgTTGAACAATCACTAATACAACCTTCAACAACAAACTGTGGGCAGGTACCTCATATCACTCGCAACAGTTCCCACTTCTACACACGTTATCAAAATAGGTGTCAGCTGATTACTAACTTAAGATGTTAATCACCACGTGACTATTGGATTGTTTAAAAATGCTTTACAACAATCAGTGCAGTGATTCTTGCCTGTAAATCACTTCATATCACTAGTACAGGTTCATTGGACAATAGAAATGTGTGGCACAGCTAccagaggctttgctttgtttGTGAGAACAAAAGTGTCCATAATCTTTGTGCAGTCTTTACTTTATGCAATGAGACAAATTTATTAGTCAGTACATGGTTATTACAACCAGTTCTAATTGAAGAGCACCTCATATACATACAGTGTGGGATCACAATTCATATACGCCTTGCACCGTTGTTTATAAAACGTGACTGTGTATGTTGGTATGTAAGACCAGAAAGATAATTTACACGTCAATGGGGTATCTGTGCACTACAGTTGCTGCATTCCCTAGACAAGACTAGCAGTGTtaggagtaacgcgctacttatgtaacgtgttacataatattattacttttgtggtaactaagtaatataacgaaatacgctataaaaacaggtaatataactcaagttactttactagcaaatgtaacgcgttacctaagtaatatagttactctaatattatgtaatattattactacaagtaacgaagttactaatctcgttagttatccactgagtaacacctagccacaacgaagtaatgaagcctaccgaatgaagcttattcaccagcttcttacttataaccaagatttgcacattccCCCAACAATGCCATCAtggcacgtgataaggtggtagtttcacacgtgacagcttaaagctgtggacacaaagtaatataatatgtaatattactatagttacttatttttttgggtaatatgtaactgtacctAAATAGTTcggttgcaagtaatatgtaatatgtaactagttacttttacaaagtaacttgcccaacactgaagaCTAGTAACCCACACTACTAAGTGAGATAATGATGCTTGGGCATTTGCTTCTAACAAtgtaagtaaagtttcttgttaaAGGAAGCAACAGTAGCAACTGAGCATCACCGAGCAGGGAACTTGAACCTTGTAAGGCcagtgctctagccacttgacTGAGCAGACAAACACATGATGCAAACACACacgtatgcatgtacacactatacaaaaaaaaagttcacTAACCTCAAGAGCTTGTTCAAACCCGCTCACATGGAACCTGACATCACTAGCAGTGGTTTGAAATTTTGGAGGAGTGTCTACCCACCGTACCAACTCTGCTAAATTGGCGAACAAACTTTGTTCCAAGCTTGTAAAAGTATTTTTGATACTGTAAAAAATGTGTACGTAGTTGTCATTTACACAAGCTTGCACACTTTCAATACAAGTTAACAAGTCAACAACAACACCTACTGCTTAGTTCCCTCTTAGCTTAAAAAGAGCTGCAAAGCAAATTACAGGGAGATTAGTTGAGAGTTCTGTAGCCCTTTTGCTTTAATTTAAGTACCACACAACATATTTTGTACTTGCGTGCGTAACAATTCGTACAATTGCTATAGCAGTGTACACTTAATGTACCAGTTGTCACACACACAGCTATAATCAGCAAAATATAGTAGAGCGGTAAACTGCTAATTTGCTACCAACATTAAAGTTGTTTTGTTAATTACATACATTCCTTGTGCTGCATCGCTTCATTGCTCTTTAGACAATACCTTGACAGTTTTATACAGTTAGTTATTTTCTCAATCTGATAATATTGTTATGCGGGGCAGTTAACAGCTctcatcaacacacacacacacacccacgcacgcacgcacgcacgcacgcacacacacacacacgaaatGGTCAGTTGACAAATATTGTGATATGCATGGCAAAGCatgtacacacgcacgcacggacgcacacacacaaacacacatgtacacacaaacacatcacATATTGGGTTTCTTTGAAGCAGTTTAGGAGCACATATACATATGCTTGAATGACCTGTCCACACCCAAGTGAATAGAGGGGTTGTATAGTAAAAGTGGAAGCCACTTGTAAACTACACTAAATGTCTCTGCATCACTGGTCACTTAAGCTAAAGGATGGGTGCAGCAAACCACTGAACAGATGGACTCCCTGTATATAGGTCTGTTCACTGTTCAAACCAGTACTACATGTAGAGCTGATAacatatataattatggtgAATAAATTATCGATGAAACAATGCACAATTACTGCATATAGTTAAACTGTACTCCACTTATACAATAGTATCATGTATGTAGCAGACACTTCAGAGAAACAAGCACAATTTTGGAATGCAGTTATAAAACTAAAGATTCCAAGAAACCATCCGTGCACATATTGTATTTAGTCATGGCACTTATCACTCCTCAAGCAAGCAAGTGTACCAGTCTTACATGGTTCATTTCATGCATGACTAACCAGTACATCAACTGGCCAGTTGATCAAACAATTTAATTACTGTGAATCTAGAAAGATGTGTAAACTTTCGTACTTAATTGAAGCACTCAGCAAATTTAAACTTTCACAAGTGTTTGCTGTCAACCTTAGGAGCACATTAAAGAAGCTTTCAAAATTTACAAAAACCCAAAAGTAAAAACACTTTAAGGTTCAGGGAAACTTTAGTTTTGATACACATTTTCACTTAAAAGTGGTTAGCAGAAGTACGTCTAATAATGGTTATATGTGTGGCCTTGCACAGCTAAACTGCAACATAATATATACCATAAACATGCAAATAATTTTTTTCAAGGGCAATGTTTTGGATCTGACAATATCCAGCAATATTTCACCTACACACTGGATTGCCATACTTTCGTACAACTCAGGTCCTTTCAACATGTATTGCCAGTACACTTGCTATTTCTGACCAGAGGACCAAAATAAATGTATATTGCATAGACAGATTTAATATACATTTGAATGAGGAAGCCACTGGTAGCCCACAAAAATACCCAGTTATGATTTATATACCCACACTGAATAGGAGTAAACACTACACAATTAATACACACAAGCCACTGTGTTATTAGTGGGGAATATAAATTGCAGGACTACAGGATCAAGAACTGCCAACTACACTGGTTACATAATGCAGTAACACTGGACAGCTACAGATTATTCACTTGATTCCAAATAATGCACACCATACAATTTCCATACCCTATATCACTCCTTAGTGGCTCCAAGGTTTTTGCTCGTTGAATGATGTTCATTACAAAGTCTAACTCCTTCAAGACTTCAGTCACAATCATCGTAAGGTTCTCTCTCTTAGAATGTCCAAAAGACACTACCAAtacaacatgtatgtataaTGCACATATCTATTGGATCATAAATACAAGACTGTCAGTACCTCCAATGGATTCAATCAATTTATTGATCTTTGCTTGTTTCTGAAACACTAGCTGGAGTTGATATGAAGTACCAGTACTCACTCCCTGTAACAAACAAAATATAACTGAATTGAACCAATAATCATTCATAGTTGAATGGCTTTTGAGTCAGATTTCTATAAAAATTGAGATTAGATTATTATACTGATGCAGAAAAATTGATCATGTGTGGACATAAACAGGTGAGTTCATAAACCACACTGTTCATCAGAAACATAAATAAGGATGTATATTCGACTTCACTGTTCCAAAATCCTCTGCCACTTTTACTTTACTACCTTCTAAAATAATTGTTACTGCACACAATATTCCTCTGCTAGTGCAACACCAGAGCACACCATAATATTTCTAGTAAAGGAGTTACATTGACTGGGATACTCACTTCAGCTGATGTTGGTTTGCTAATGGTATGGCTCCTTGTCGTGGGTGAATGGTCTATCAAAGCCTTATTTTTTCCAGGCTTTTCCTTCTTTGATTTCTTTGTGCTGTACAAAATCAAACAATAAAATGCAAACACTATAATTAACACACTAGATGAGAAAACAACACCAAACACATTGCATGTACACTACTGTTTGAAATATCAAGGAGTATTAATGATAAACCTGTTGAATCACACTGCACACAATTAAAGTGTCAATGTACACGCTAGGTCACCATGTCacataccgtatatgaccgtatagaagcccaggcgtttatttcctataaatcatttttgacccggcgtttaaacgagactggcggcgtttaaacgagactggcgttaatttggacccgggcgtttatttcttactagccactcgttgagaatgacaggtACCAGTAaaagtacctacgaaatacgaaatccatagcccatcacgtacataaatccatttggactcctctgctgggtgaaacattggaagtcgggcggaaagatgacaatgaccatgataaatacgctatggccatcaccagaaaagaaggcatagtcgaacaagacaagacatcataagactggtgacgagacatcactgtatagttagcagctgacacgagtttagaacccctttcagtgcatatcattaacaccccggcgtttaaatgagccccggcgtttattatgacagtcccctagctgtacccggcgtatatttgagcccctgcgtgtatttgagcccggctttaatacggtcatatacggtacataTACACATAACTTTTATAAATAGTTAAACTTACGTTACTCTGTTGTTAACAGGAAGCGTCACAGACTGCCCTAGAGAAACAAGTATATATAAATTGATAAAAAACACACACAAGTGCTAGTGCTACAATCATATACATATATGGACACACATATACAAACCGATGCAGACATTTTGTGGGGATACTTTAATAGGGGAGTAAAAAGTCAGAATTATGTTCAAATGCTTTGTAATCTGAAGAGATCTTCATCTGTAAAAATAAAATCCTACCATCCCCAAAATAAATACTCACAATTCAATGCATATAAATAGTTACAATGATTGTGAAGGTAATATGCAACAGCCAGTATAAAGACCAGAGCCAGAATTCTAATCTCCTTTgaaatatgtaccactctgcgtgggcagttcaaaggcaccaccagtgccataatttgtatattgcactgctgcagaccgcagcgagtgccatataacttataacgcactagttgcggttttgtagaccacaacgagtgcattataagttataatgcaccgaccgcagtgcaatatgcAGATATTGCATTGGCTGCgattttgtgcagcatagcacaagtgccggtggcgaagaccactacgacacctcacctaataggtggaaagacacttcacagatcactcgaattcttttatagcctgacatgtaaaggtcgattgtgggccataacgtcaccaatacgtatgaatgtttacaagcagccaatggcgattgaaaaggccaacgcgggtggccacaactctagtctacatatatataaacatacttatacaccttactagtctggtgccatcttagcccagattaaactgtagcccacctcgacaatgactcaataaaacaaatatattctaaataatactaacctttacgtttgattgtggtaactagttttgtcatgccaccagattcgagtttagccagtgtgaataataagaattagactagtatcatttagtaattaggttttgtttacttaaaccgtctatttagctgctttttttcac
Encoded here:
- the LOC136266342 gene encoding rap guanine nucleotide exchange factor 1-like — translated: MAQPQPAMGGQSVTLPVNNRVTTKKSKKEKPGKNKALIDHSPTTRSHTISKPTSAEGVSTGTSYQLQLVFQKQAKINKLIESIGVSFGHSKRENLTMIVTEVLKELDFVMNIIQRAKTLEPLRSDIGIKNTFTSLEQSLFANLAELVRWVDTPPKFQTTASDVRFHVSGFEQALEDLVHIMGDAQNQADQMTRDTSPISISTLPAGMMMSSSVPTDSVFLTGRTSASFSDVNITLPQGRKKSVPNARFSEGPLSPPIRSPPSMFNDQSHNVVLCRPHQHGVETEMANSFNNVALSNSHNHTSTHNNEPVPPPKPPRRSSRTGEFSFDVVNGSRSNTTSPELASVEEPPPIPMKKRNKKPLSEFRMSSLNEIAETPIEEPPPVPVKQRRSMSIATASLDRNMRPPTWELSPEPPSPLPENVPVPPDRVTSDPNYRNMVEFNVKGPLPLPKELIEKGGEDVKAIQNYNRQYMENLEEGLPVIPLKKKHINAYQGLFKVDYNFPDELYSHKLILSECPPPIPAKKKRRNTIPKSAVSQRDSVDSPPEDELPPNPNERSSSLAHSSSGYGSNKNSIISGSTESLDDDEENLLEVEDVAAYLRFNKEDDGGYSLRGGPVDALIAYAASPLNIADKHYTEAFLLIYPTFVTHEELINKLVYRLQYFYKENRQTMWTSCTSLLVRVLKNIKMGLSQEIDVKVIGLVYMMLSAKQLKFAQLLRDALITKLKQLIPDHTAMIAALPKMITDGAKKHSLFDFKPEGFAKQMTLLDAGYFYKLDIYEMLCWAAEADEEKSPGLTKFTEHFNNVSQWTKTLILDRSLDKKGRERVMLYFISIMKSLRHINNFNSYLAILSAIESASISRLEWSEKVIKNLEEPRALIDNKGSFKAYRDAFGTATPPCIPYIGLYLQDLTFINMVGDKLEDDKSCINFNKRWKQYNTVDKIRLAQTKQYTIDPDHEILIFFGDFENHLPDSDLYKISLEIKPRGTATVTS